The DNA region GCTTTATCCGGTAATGAGCGGAAATTAATGGGGACACTTTGCTTACTCATTATTTTCGGAAACATCAATATGACCATGTTTAACTTGGCTATACCGTCGATTTCCGCTGACTTTGCTCTGACCTCCTCGCAAGTAAGCTGGGTCATGGTCGGATATAGCATTTTGATGGCCATCGGCGCCGGTACTTACGGCAAGTTAACGGAGTCCTTTTCCTTCCGTCAGCTGTATGTCATTGGTTTAATCCTTTTTGCTTTCGGCTCTATGATCGGCTTCTTTGCAGCTTCATACTTGCAAGTCATTATTGGGAGATTAATGCAAGCAGCAGGGGCTTCGTCCATCTCGCCCCTGTCTTATGCGGCAGTAACCCTATATTTTAAGCCTGCCGTCAAGGGACGGGTACTGGGAACGTTGTCCGCCACAATTGCCTTTGCTTCCGGCTTCGGGCCTGTGTTCGGCGGTTTCGTGGAGCAATACTTTGGCTGGCGCGCTTTGTTCATCGTGTCCAGTCTAAGCCTATTTGTTATCCCTTTGGTATTCAAATATGTCCCAAGCAAGAAACACGACCGCGGTTCATTCGATATTCTCGGAGCTGTTTTGTTCTCCGCCGGACTGGCGTTTGTAATGCTAGGGGTTACGAACTATTGGTTTATGCTCATTGCAGGAGCAGCAGTTCTTCTATGGTTCGGTACTCATATTCAGAAAAAAGAACATCCATTTATCGATGCATCTTTCATGAAAAATGCTCCTTACCGACGAATTCTAGGGATTGGATTCCTTACCTTCGTATGCAACACGGGGTTAACCTTTACTCTTCCTGTCATGATGAAGAATTCCTTTCATTTACCAACTAGTAAAATCGGTCTGCTGATGCTTCCCGGTGCCGCCTGTGCAGCCTTGCTCGGATCCCGGATCGGAGGTTGGACGGATCGTTTCGGAAGCTCCCGCGTGCTTGTCATATCGCAAAGTCTCGTCATCAGCGGATTTATACTACTGGGGGTATCCGTGCATTTGCCGCCATGGATCGACGCTTTATTGATCATTATCCTTATGATTGGATTCAACGGTGTCCTCACCTCTAGCAGCAATTTAGTTTCGACGACACTCCGTTCGGCTGAGCTGGGTGTGGGGATGGGTATTTTCACACTGGCCTATCTCCTAGGCGGAGCATTCGGCCCTGCGCTGGTCGGCCGACTGATTGATCTAAAGATGCCCTTTTCCGTTGTTTATTTTACCATTGCCCTGTTGGCAATCCAGACATACTTATTAGCAAGAAAAGCAAATCCTAGCGGAAGCTATGGTAATTAGTTTGGTAGACTTACGACATGTCCGAAAGATACGGAGGATGAATAGATGAGTAAATTAAATTTCCAACTGTCCTTTGCTGCTATTCATGAGCTGGCCGAGGGGATCCGATCAAGGGAAATATCCCCGGTAGAGATTACAGAACATGCGCTTCACCGCATCGAACGTTTGAATCCGAAACTGAACGTTTTCGTTACCCAAACGTCCGAACTGGCGATTGAACAAGCGAAGCAATCGGAACGCGATATTATGCATGGTCGGTACAAAGGGCCCCTTCACGGGATTCCCATCGTTCATAAGGATCTATATTACACTAAAGGGATCCGAACAACTGCCGGTTCAAAAATATTGAACAGCTTCGTCCCCGATTACGATTCGACGGTTGCAACTAAGCTACATGAGGCTGGAACAGTTCTGCTAGGCAAAGTACAGACTCACGAGTTCGCTGCGGGATTGACAACAACTAGCCCGCACTTCGGTCCTTGCCTCAATCCGTGGAACACTGAACTTGTAACGGGAGGTTCAAGCGGCGGCTCGGCTTCTGCTTTGGCGGCTGGACTTGCTTATCTGGGCACAGGCTCGGATACCGGAGGTTCGATCCGCATACCCGCTGCATTGTGCGGCGTCGTAGGAATGAAGCCGACGTACGGTCGGGTCAGCCGGTATGGTATCATTCCAATGGCCTGGTCATTGGACCACTCGGGTCCGTTGACCCGAAGCGTCATGGATGCGTCCCTGTGCTTGGATGTGATGTCAGGCTTCGATCCGAAGGATGAATCGACGGTCGACCTGCCTGCGCCAGGTATCAAGATGTATCCGAATGGTCTCAGGGGTGTACGTATCGGATTGCCGACAAGCTACTATTACGAGGATTTGATGCCGGAAGTGGAAGCTGCGATGAAGGCCGCTATCAATAAATTCCGAGAACTGGGAGCAGAAATCATCGAAGTTAGCCTGCCCCTGATCAAACATGTTAGAAGTGCGACGATGGCCATTATGATGGCGGAAATGTACTCGTACCACGAGAAGTGGGTTGAGTCAGAATTGGAACAGTATGGACCGGACGTCCGAATGTTTCTTGAAAGCAGTAGAGATATTCCGGCTTCCATTTACCTTCAGTCTCAGCGGGCCCGGCAACTAATTGTCAATGATTTTTTGAATGCATTGTCCGGAATCGATATCTTGTTGACGCCGGCAACACCGATCACTGCGCCGCGTGCAGATGATGATGCTAGTGTATTCAGATTGAACTCATTTACGGTTCCGACCAATTTGACTGGCTTGCCTAGCCTGAGCATGCCTTGCGGCTTCTCACCTTCCGGTCTGCCGATTAATATGCAATTGATTGGCCGCCCCTTCGAAGAAGCGACAGTACTAGGTATCGGCAATACTTATGAGATGAATACCGACTGGCACAAGAGACATCCGGATTTGTAAGCCTGACTATATTTGATGGAGGGTATCCTATGGAACAGAAGCAACTCGACTCTGAAGTTAACAGGAAAGCATCGACCGTAACCGGAACAGATACGGCGAGCGACAACAAAAAAACGTACGAGCAGTTTATTCCTACGATTGCAAGTTTGAAGGAACTGGACCTAACGGGCATTGAACCGCTTTTGCCTCCCATTCACAAAAGGTACTATACCAACAAATAAAAAAAGTACATCGGTCCCCCAAATGAATGTATTTTTAATTTTTCACGAAATGTATTATAATATGATTTAACGGACAACATGTCCAATACACGAGAGACGGACATATCGTCCGTTTTTCGTATTAAATAAGAGTTAATTTAAGATGAAGGGAGATGTTTATAGTGAATTCAGAATCGCAACCTGCCTCTCTGAAAATTCCCAGAGAGGAGTTAAACCGAAGACGAATTTTAGCGTCAGCTAGAGAACTTTTCATCAAAAACGGTGTTGACAATGTCAATATGCATCAGATTGCGAAGAATGCTGGAGTCGGACAAGCAAGCTTATACCGCCGCTACTCAGATAAGGGCGACATCTGTCAGGAGATCGCACGTGAAGAATACCAACCCTTGTTTGATGAAGTTCAAGCATTTCTTGATCGACCCCCGGAAACCGCTGCCTTGGACCGACTCTACCACGTAATCGTAAGATATGTTTCTTTTTTAGAGGCGAAAGTTCCTTGGCTCTGTGAGGTCAGTCGGGCCTCAACCGGGCATCGTCCGCTACAATCTCCGTTATGCCAATGGATGCGCAATATAAGTAGAAATCTGCTAAATGAGGCGGTTGAACGAGGAGACGTATCCGGGGTGGACATTCCATATACCATTGAAGCCCTGCTGGCCGTGCTTCACAATATCGATTACCATCTCCAAGATGAAGGCTTTACGAGCCAACGAGTTCTTGATGGTTTACAACGTATATTTATTGAGGGTTTAAAAGCTCATAGACATTAATTGAGGGACTGGCCCAAAGCCACACAACATGCAGAACTACGTAGCTCACAATGACGAAGGAGAAGGCATTGGTCATGATCTAGAGTCAGTTGTTACGTCATGATCAACCCCCTAGCAACGTAAGGCTAGTCGTTACGGTTACGGGGAATTCAGTAACTTTTATGGGAGATGTAGAAAAGGCAACCTATTACTCTGCATCAGAACCAGCTTTATTGAAGAAAACGCTGACCAAAGATGAGACATTTATCGTGGTAAACACGAGCTCACAAAGTGAAACCATTCAATACGTAGGTGGTGCGAAAAAGAAATTCAGCTACCATATTTTTAACAGTGATGGATCAGTCAGTAAACAGGCTGTCGATACCACGCCTTCCCAACCGTATAAAGTGAATGTTTGTTATCCTCCCTCTGTCCACTGCGATAGACCCTTTCACATGCCGCTATTCACTTTTCCCCGTTGCTCCCAGATCACGCACAGTTGCACTTTTTTCATCCATTTTCCCCATGTTGTTATAGGCTGTATCGGACGATGCGCTACGTATCGTATATAATAGTAGTAACGATTGCAGGGTTACTTTATTACCCAACAGATACCGGTAATTCCTTTAACTCAGGAAAAACCGGCTTTTTATTGGACATTACATACAAAATCCCCATTTATACTGTTCGCGGTCTCTGAAAAAAGTGATCAAATGGAACGGGCTTTTGAAGATTTTTTCCAATGATTACTTTGCGGGTGGTGTCAGCTACGCTGATACTACCCCTTATAAGAATCAAATATCTATTGAAAGGGCTCAGAACTTTGCCAGCTGTGATCACTTGAACACAAAAGTGTAGACAACAAAAGGGATATAGTTTAGGCTGCTTCATAATCGAGACACGTTCCATCCTTTAGCTGCCCGTGCAGTATCGAGTTTGATCGCTGTGATGAACCCGGAAACGATTGCTTTGACAGGTGATTTAATGAGCACGGGGGATGTTGAGTTAATTCGAAATGAATGTCTAAAGTATATTCCAGAGATACATATGCCCCATTTAATATTGCTGGATAATCCAGATGAGGATTATATGTGTGGATTAATCAAAATGACACTGGAAAGCCTTTCTTATTCTCTGCAGCTAGTAGAGAAGAGGAGGTGAGGCTCACTTTGATATTTAACACAAATCATCCCAAAATTACGCGTAATGTCTTGCTTTTTCTCTTTATTTTACCTGGAATTTCTTCTGTACCTTGGGTCTTACTAATGCCCTGATTCTTGTACTCAGAAAGGATAAAAACGACTATGAAAACAGAAAAACAAAAAATGATTGATGGAGAATTGTACAAGTCTTGGGATCCAGAACTTACACGTGACCGGGCATATGCCAGACAAATGACACGAATGTATAATCTGACCACTGAAACGGATGGTGAACGAAGAGTAGAAATACTTAGAAAATTGCTCGGATCTACAGGCGAACACTTAGGTATGGAACCCAATATTCGTTTTGACTACGGTTATAACATCCATGTGGGTGAACACTTTTATACTAACTTTGATTGCACAATTCTGGATGTATGTGAGGTTCGAATCGGTAATCATTGTATGTTTGGCCCAGGTGTTCATATATACACGGCTACACATCCGCTGGATCCCATGGAAAGAAATAAAGGACCGGAATATGGAAAGCCAGTAAACATCGGAAATAATGTATGGATCGGTGGTCGAGCAATCATCAATCCAGGTGTAACCATAGGTAATAATGTCGTCATTGCCTCTGGAGCAGTTGTAACTAAGGACGTTCCGGACTACATGGTAGTTGGTGGCAATCCGGCGAGAGTAATTAAACAAATTGAAGAGACTCATGCTGTTTAAAGCTTTGATTAAATCCATGGTTCAACGATGTATTGTCCAATATTTATTTATTGAAATGAGGCATTAAGAAATTCTAGATTCACTTGGTTATGGCGGAGCAGTCTAAAACTGCTCCTTTTTATCTAGTCAAACAATTCTTGATCCATTAAATTCCGAAATGCTAAACTTCATCGTGATAGATTATATATTAATAAATTATTATACTTATCTGCGTGTTTTTGTTCGTCGGTAATAATACCCCACAGGGTATCTTTATATATGCCCTGCGGGAGTCCGAACCAAATACTTCTGTACTTCTCAATTGCGGCTAATTCACCTTGAAAAGCTTTTTGTAATCCCAAAATATAAGATTCAACTGGCTCCGCTTTTTCATTGCTCGCTTCCATAATTTTTTGTCCTGTGAAATCCGTATACATTTGTCGAAACATTTGATTGTGCCCACGTTCATCATTTCTAATTCCTTCGATAATTTCGGCTTGATAAGAATTTGGGGCAAGTTTGATTAGAGAGTCGTAAAACAATTCATCGTTCCGTTCTCCTTGAACGGCCTCCTTAATCAATTCGATGGCTTCGATTGTGGATATGGCCCAAATGGGTGTAAAGGGGGATCTGTAGTAATAGGGATAAGATAAATACATATAAAAAAACCTCCAACTTAAATAATAAGCCAATATATGCGCATGCGCCTATAAGCGTTACCCCTACATAAAAGGTGAAAATATATCGACAGTGGAAACAAAGAGGAATCATTGAGCAAAAGTTTATTCTCTTACTGAACCTTTTTCTCTACGGGAGCGAATTAAGGATTGTAACACGTTCAGGAGGGGCCCCTATGAATGATAAAGAGTTAATTCCGTGGCTTGAAAAAGCGGTGCAAGGCGACGAGTCGGCTTTTCAGCTTGTCTATCAGGCGACTCACCAAGACGTCTATCGTACAGTAGCTTTTCTCGTCTACAACAAACAGGAAATTGAGGATATTGTGAGTGAAGTTTACATGCGCATGTGGCGGTCATTTCACAACTACGACCCGAATCGGCCGTTTCGGTTATGGTTGCACGGAATTACTGTCCGTCTTGTCCAGGATTGGAAACGAAAGACCTGGCGGCGAATGCGTCTCTTTGAACGAAACCGCCAGATGACTTGTGAACCACAGTTCGACTGGACGGACAAAGCTGTCCTGCAGTCTGAAATGCAGCATGAACTGTTCAACCTTGTCCGCCAGTTGTCTTATAAACTACGTGTCGTCGTCATCCTGCGCTATTTTCACGACTATACTCTGGAAGAAATTGCAGACATGCTGCAGATTCCCGTGGGCACAGTGAAATCCAGACATCATCTTGCGCGGAAAGAACTCCGTAAACGATTCGAATTGACGGGAGGAGACGCGTATGTCCATTGATAAGGAGTTGCGTGAAGAGCTTCGCCAGGTGGCGGATTCGATGCATTGCCCACCCGAGTTGTATCGACGCGTCGAACAGTCCTATCAACATTATGTGAATGATAAGAGAGGTAGATTACCGATGAAAAAACGCATGCTCGCAG from Paenibacillus sp. JNUCC-31 includes:
- a CDS encoding MFS transporter, whose amino-acid sequence is MDTQSMALSGNERKLMGTLCLLIIFGNINMTMFNLAIPSISADFALTSSQVSWVMVGYSILMAIGAGTYGKLTESFSFRQLYVIGLILFAFGSMIGFFAASYLQVIIGRLMQAAGASSISPLSYAAVTLYFKPAVKGRVLGTLSATIAFASGFGPVFGGFVEQYFGWRALFIVSSLSLFVIPLVFKYVPSKKHDRGSFDILGAVLFSAGLAFVMLGVTNYWFMLIAGAAVLLWFGTHIQKKEHPFIDASFMKNAPYRRILGIGFLTFVCNTGLTFTLPVMMKNSFHLPTSKIGLLMLPGAACAALLGSRIGGWTDRFGSSRVLVISQSLVISGFILLGVSVHLPPWIDALLIIILMIGFNGVLTSSSNLVSTTLRSAELGVGMGIFTLAYLLGGAFGPALVGRLIDLKMPFSVVYFTIALLAIQTYLLARKANPSGSYGN
- a CDS encoding amidase, whose protein sequence is MSKLNFQLSFAAIHELAEGIRSREISPVEITEHALHRIERLNPKLNVFVTQTSELAIEQAKQSERDIMHGRYKGPLHGIPIVHKDLYYTKGIRTTAGSKILNSFVPDYDSTVATKLHEAGTVLLGKVQTHEFAAGLTTTSPHFGPCLNPWNTELVTGGSSGGSASALAAGLAYLGTGSDTGGSIRIPAALCGVVGMKPTYGRVSRYGIIPMAWSLDHSGPLTRSVMDASLCLDVMSGFDPKDESTVDLPAPGIKMYPNGLRGVRIGLPTSYYYEDLMPEVEAAMKAAINKFRELGAEIIEVSLPLIKHVRSATMAIMMAEMYSYHEKWVESELEQYGPDVRMFLESSRDIPASIYLQSQRARQLIVNDFLNALSGIDILLTPATPITAPRADDDASVFRLNSFTVPTNLTGLPSLSMPCGFSPSGLPINMQLIGRPFEEATVLGIGNTYEMNTDWHKRHPDL
- a CDS encoding TetR/AcrR family transcriptional regulator; the encoded protein is MFIVNSESQPASLKIPREELNRRRILASARELFIKNGVDNVNMHQIAKNAGVGQASLYRRYSDKGDICQEIAREEYQPLFDEVQAFLDRPPETAALDRLYHVIVRYVSFLEAKVPWLCEVSRASTGHRPLQSPLCQWMRNISRNLLNEAVERGDVSGVDIPYTIEALLAVLHNIDYHLQDEGFTSQRVLDGLQRIFIEGLKAHRH
- a CDS encoding sugar O-acetyltransferase, which translates into the protein MKTEKQKMIDGELYKSWDPELTRDRAYARQMTRMYNLTTETDGERRVEILRKLLGSTGEHLGMEPNIRFDYGYNIHVGEHFYTNFDCTILDVCEVRIGNHCMFGPGVHIYTATHPLDPMERNKGPEYGKPVNIGNNVWIGGRAIINPGVTIGNNVVIASGAVVTKDVPDYMVVGGNPARVIKQIEETHAV
- a CDS encoding ferritin family protein produces the protein MYLSYPYYYRSPFTPIWAISTIEAIELIKEAVQGERNDELFYDSLIKLAPNSYQAEIIEGIRNDERGHNQMFRQMYTDFTGQKIMEASNEKAEPVESYILGLQKAFQGELAAIEKYRSIWFGLPQGIYKDTLWGIITDEQKHADKYNNLLIYNLSR
- a CDS encoding sigma-70 family RNA polymerase sigma factor, with amino-acid sequence MNDKELIPWLEKAVQGDESAFQLVYQATHQDVYRTVAFLVYNKQEIEDIVSEVYMRMWRSFHNYDPNRPFRLWLHGITVRLVQDWKRKTWRRMRLFERNRQMTCEPQFDWTDKAVLQSEMQHELFNLVRQLSYKLRVVVILRYFHDYTLEEIADMLQIPVGTVKSRHHLARKELRKRFELTGGDAYVH